The Cryptococcus neoformans var. neoformans B-3501A chromosome 4, whole genome shotgun sequence genome has a window encoding:
- a CDS encoding hypothetical protein (Match to EST gb|CF186079.1|CF186079), which produces MREKIHPSRPLSLRHGAHTAVGVGRFDACSDAHYALSSPTNDAQGVIRHGLVNKLINTMTTQHDIPPTVELRALVSKGKLRVWNRVRVLNGGDSIRVSRMDTAEEDRRCASFVSYMVSIDRNRRHPTRHVEFEDHLCYGELLNLITIDLPHHPKSSNTPPVTLAFAHIKPALSHKHRIGSHEWSYYKECQAEEIVDLASVNQLVGRVKSISKPGTTYTPRVFGVR; this is translated from the exons ATGCGAGAGAAAATCCATCCAAGCCGCCCACTCAGCCTTCGCCACGGTGCTCACACCGCCGTTGGGGTGGGCCGTT TTGATGCCTGCTCAGATGCGCATTATGCTTTGTCCTCCCCGACCAATGACGCCCAAGGTGTCATCCGACACGGCCTGGTGAATAAGCTCATCAACACGATGACCACCCAACACGATATCCCACCGACTGTTGAGCTTAGAGCTTTAGTGTCAAAGGGAAAGTTGAGGGTGTGGAACCGTGTTCGAGTGTTGAATGGTGGCGATTCCATTCGTGTGTCGAGGATGGATACAGCTGAGGAGGACAGGAGGTGTGCCTCCTTTGTCTCG TATATGGTGTCTATCGACCGGAATAGGCGTCATCCAACCAGGCATGTAGAGTTCGAGGACCACCTATGTTATGGTGAGCTCCTGAACTTGATCACCATTGatcttccccaccacccGAAATCCTCCAACACCCCTCCTGTTACTCTCGCCTTCGCCCACATCAAACCAGCGTTGTCACATAAGCACCGTATTGGCAGCCATGAATGGAGCTACTATAAAGAGTGCCAGGCGGAGGAAATCGTGGATCTGGCCTCTGTCAATCAGCTGGTTGGAAGGGTTAAGAGTATCTCAAAACCTGGCACCACCTATACGCCGCGTGTCTTTGGTGTAAGGTAA
- a CDS encoding hypothetical protein (Similar to gi|46108750|ref|XP_381433.1| hypothetical protein FG01257.1 [Gibberella zeae PH-1], FASTA scores: opt: 646, E(): 1.4e-31, (31.534% identity (60.952% similar) in 945 aa overlap (16-940:4-842)); HMMPfam hit to Sec10, Exocyst complex component Sec10, score: 175.2, E(): 1.3e-49), translated as MSAQDAPPRRPAKRNASTAVRSSKPRDPAIERALQLSTFESNYSTEEFIGTLSEKLIAESKANPGPFNPTPFLQTFSPALDTLLELRKQVTERTKKMETDVRRAEREYGKRLRELDGGFEAIGKSFSNLESKVTDVGRTAVRIGEQLENLHQTRSTAQNTSLLLSYYLSLTHQTATTGENTSPLEQLFATRTSRQGREKLAVVLRRLMAISKDVADNATTLLSDAEAGAVPKEVTNGDGESQEPIVNQKVVSKRRMEKEKAEKVRDEIEGYCERFEKELLKLFDRSYRKGDPRMMAHCAKTLQEFNGGASCIQIYVNQHDFFIKDHSQIEKDEQDGVRVDIWATIGNPDEPPPTTEPGLEALCKSIRSTISQESQIMKAVFYPNSSAVMEGFLQRIFAQVIQQHLEGLVQRASSISTLAILRILHLTHSICSSLVEDLKTYDSTLTTPPASSSRAPAPAGSGGSFSAFLDRALEEMYVPWLEGTRYLECESKNLVELYAGLLSRFTRYHETVLQAKPNSLLNKVVHQLASSSSAATTSSTAQTAAAAISKYANLFTSSTNNPKTGTATPVLPPSFQKPGLAGQMRGANGADTATWGTGTSTPVIRSVAGQELKGDLVNKGLEDKVWSTDGILAPTMAERMLKWHAEAVGRAVELSNSGDVGKNALALLKVLSEAIGRSFIETALDSTLARLEQQDNKTEPDLQPLAVLKPADQICHLWQRYTTTALFPLAGSNVPIRREMTTLNTHNVVRMEGKANNVIQKAIDNVIGWLSYLLTKQKKNDYKPKNDELSFARTITEPCELCCEFLATVRDAVNEGLSGKNAEAFLTEIGVSFHTLLLDHYKKFPVNPTGGLMLTKDLASYQDVMASYSVPAINDRFDMLRQLGNSFIVQPNVLKSYLTESHLGRIDARLLRPYLAQRSDYSQFSRSLQLDDGLSAGAASDDTFTTSHAPGHGHGLFKGTRLSTMSGVAGAGMGKLKDMLKELDTLSPEEVSDERKARANAARASAAYQPMPMFYMH; from the exons ATGTCAGCCCAAGACGCCCCTCCACGGCGCCCAGCGAAGAGGAACGCATCGACAGCCGTCAGAAGCAGCAAACCGCGCGATCCGGCCATCGAACGGGCACTGCAACTGTCGACCTTTGAGAGCAACTACAGTACTGAAGAGTTCATCGGGACATTGAGTGAAAAGCTCATTGCCGAGTCAAAGGCGAATCCTGGGC CTTTCAATCCGACGCCGTTCTTGCAGACGTTTTCGCCGGCCTTGGATACACTACTTGAATTACGGAAGCAAGTCACGGAAAGgacaaagaagatggagacgGATGTAAGGAGGGCAGAGCGAGAGTATGGTaagagattgagagaaCTTGACGGTGGTTTCGAG GCTATTGGCAAATCATTCTCCAACTTGGAGAGCAAGGTAACGGATGTTGGACGTACAGCTGTTCGGATAG GTGAACAGCTTGAAAATTTACACCAAACGCGTTCTACTGCCCAAAATACATCTCTCCTGCTTTCATATTACCTCTCTCTCACTCACCAAACAGCCACCACAGGCGAAAATACTAGCCCCTTGGAGCAGCTTTTTGCAACACGTACCTCTAGACAAGGTCGAGAGAAACTGGCCGTCGTGTTGAGAAGGTTAATGGCCATCTCCAAAGACGTAGCAGATAATGCGACTACGTTGTTATCTGACGCCGAAGCTGGCGCGGTCCCCAAAGAAGTAACgaatggagatggagaatcACAAGAACCTATTGTCAATCAAAAAGTCGTTTCGAAgcggaggatggagaaggaaaaggcggaGAAAGTgagagatgagattgaAGGGTACTGTGAGAGGTTTGAAAAGGAGCTTCTAAAGCTGTTTGACAGAAGTTACAGGAAGGGTGATCCTAGAATGATGGCT CACTGCGCGAAAACACTTCAAGAGTTTAACGGAGGAGCTTCATGTATCCAAATATACGTCAATCAACACGACTTTTTCATTAAAGATCACAGCCAGATTGAAAAAGATGAGCAAGACGGAGTCCGCGTTGATAT TTGGGCGACGATTGGCAACCCTGACGAACCGCCTCCCACGACTGAACCTGGGTTGGAAGCACTCTGCAAGTCCATTCGCTCGACTATTAGCCAAGAATCACAGATCATGAAAGCTGTCTTTTATCCCAACTCGAGCGCTGTTATGGAAGGTTTCTTACAGCGTATCTTTGCCCAAGTC ATCCAACAGCATTTGGAAGGTCTCGTCCAGCGGGCATCGTCCATCTCTAcccttgccatccttcgTATTCTCCACCTCACGCACTCCATCTGTTCATCTCTTGTCGAAGATCTCAAGACATATGACTCTACACTCACTACTCCGCCTGCCAGCTCTTCAAGAGCACCGGCACCTGCTGGTTCCGGTGGATCATTTTCCGCTTTTCTGGACCGTGCTTTGGAAGAAATGTATGTGCCTTGGTTAGAAGGAACCAGATATCTTGAATGCGAGAGTAAAAACTTGGTCGAGCTCTATGCTGGATTACTCAGTCGCTTTACACGTTATCAT GAAACCGTTTTGCAAGCCAAACCAAATtcccttctcaacaagGTCGTCCATCAACTCGCATCCAGCAGTTCGGCTGCCacaacatcttccaccgCCCAAaccgctgctgctgcaaTATCCAAATACGCCAATCTCTTCACCTCATCCACTAATAATCCCAAAACCGGTACTGCGACGCCTGTCCTCCCTCCATCATTTCAAAAGCCCGGTCTCGCAGGACAAATGCGTGGTGCGAATGGCGCGGACACGGCGACGTGGGGTACAGGTACTTCCACGCCTGTCATAAGGTCCGTAGCTGGGCAAGAGCTGAAAGGAGATTTGGTGAACAAGGGCTTGGAAGATAAAGTCTGGTCGACAGATGGTATCTTGGCACCAACCATGGCTGAGAGGATGTTGAAATGGCACGCTGAGGCGGTGGGAAGAGCTGTAGAACTGAGTAATAGTGGTGATGT CGGTAAGAATGCTTTGGCGCTGCTAAAAGTGTTGTCCGAGGCTATCGGGCGGTCATTCATCGAAACAGCTCTTGATTC CACCCTTGCGAGACTGGAGCAGCAAGATAACAAAACTGAACCGGATCTTCAGCCCCTCGCAGTACTCAAACCGGCGGACCAGATTTGTCACCTGTGGCAACGCTACACTACAACGGCTCTGTTCCCTTTGGCTGGCTCGAATGTGCCTATTAGGAGAGAAATGACCACACTCAACACACACAATGTAGTGAGGATGGAGGGCAAAGCGAATAATGTTATTCAAAAGGCGATCGACA ACGTAATTGGTTGGCTAAGCTATCTCCTCACcaagcaaaagaagaatgatTACAAGCCCAAGAACGACGAGCTTTCTTTTGCGCGGACAATTACCGAACCATGCGAACTTTGTTGCGAGTTTTTGGCTACAGTCAGAGATGCTGTGAACGAGGGGCTGAGCGGAAAGAACGCAGAGGCTTTCTTGACAGAGATCGGAGTTTCTTTCCACAC ATTATTACTAGATCACTACAAGAAATTTCCGGTAAACCCGACTGGTGGCTTGATGTTGACAAA GGATCTTGCCTCGTATCAAGATGTCATGGCTTCTTACAGTGTACCTGCTATCAACGACCGCTTCGATATGCTTCGTCAGCTCGGCAATTCATTCATCGTCCAACCCAACGTCCTCAAATCTTATCTCACCGAGTCTCATCTCGGCCGCATCGATGCCCGCTTACTACGCCCTTACCTTGCCCAACGTTCGGACTACTCCCAGTTCTCTCGTTCACTCCAACTCGATGACGGCTTGTCTGCAGGTGCAGCTTCCGATGATACATTTACCACCTCTCATGCGCCCGGTCATGGCCATGGGTTATTCAAAGGTACGAGACTGAGTACCATGAGTGGTGTTGCTGGTGCGGGGATGGGCAAATTGAAAGATATGTTGAAAGAACTTGATACCCTGTCACCGGAGGAGGTTTCTGATGAGAGGAAAGCCCGAGCCAATGCTGCCAGGGCTTCAGCGGCTTACCAACCTATGCCCATGTTTTACATGCACTAG
- a CDS encoding hypothetical protein (Similar to gi|9886896|gb|AAG01636.1| Orf73 [Human herpesvirus 8], FASTA scores: opt: 377, E(): 7.5e-09, (35.178% identity (64.032% similar) in 253 aa overlap (233-454:552-799)); HMMPfam hit to WD40, WD domain, G-beta repeat, score: 44.3, E(): 3.4e-10) → MADGSEAYNIDAFPNADFSARELPRPSFSRTQDVRGLVKHVRTVAWSCDGKKAATGGEYKEIQVWDESLDSKTTTPLPSASKPSPHNHHVSSITWSPVDPNVLVSADKTFSVGSVIAVWDVTSPSAPIATFKTPGDVINLAWHPSGQHFAAVYPVKSRDLVDFFRLSFSESGEPKWEKREDITLGGLSHGIGSEEINSLRFINSGQLVCAVSNDGSVSAWVYPVESVRVDLVEEQVEPEPEQEREQEREQEQEQEHEQEQEQEQEQEQEQEQEQEQEQEEKEAEVVMEEKEDEVVTEEKEDELATEEKEDEVIAEEKEDELATEENEEKEDREDKEEDQNEENKQDVEDGPATPELPAIETPTERPLGDVKPAESNGDVEMTETENADAKANEESKGEEAPETNKPEFQDVEMVDAAQSNTQPSSVQPSRQSSPPPPTKTSPKPRAQPLKRYRHDVCYAASLLSLAYDPRGRYFVVGGQDALLSLFDTKEWICEKSFDVCTAAIRHTAFSYDGEFVAIGGDDLFIAIVSVYTGQTVAKIPIPAAVNALSWNPNKNSLAYCHQGKGGVPLWHIVHQE, encoded by the exons ATGGCAGATGGCTCAGAGGCGTACAATATTGACGCTTTCCCCAACGCCGATTTCTCAGCTAGAGAACTGCCGCGTCCCAGCTTCAGCAGAACGCAAGATGTTCGTGGTTTGGTCAAGCACGTCAGGACGGTAGCTTGGTCTTGTGATGGTAAGAAAGCGGCAACTGGTGGAGAATATAAGGAGATTCAAGTATGGGACGAGTCT CTTGACTCTAAAACGACAACACCTTTACCGTCAGCTTCAAAACCAAGCCCTCATAACCACCATGTTTCGTCTATCACTTGGTCTCCCGTCGATCCAAACGTTTTGGTATCTGCCGACAAGACGTTTAGCGTGGGCAGCGTCATCGCGGTCTGGGACGTCACCT CCCCGTCTGCACCTATAGCAACTTTCAAAACGCCTGGAGACGTAATTAACCTCGCCTGGCATCCATCTGGTCAACATTTTGCTGCCGTCTACCCCGTCAAAAGCCGCGACCTGGTCGACTTTTTCCGACTCTCGTTCAGTGAGAGTGGTGAACCAAAatgggaaaagagagaggacATCACTCTTGGGGGCCTTTCACATGGTATAGGATCAGAAGAGATCAATAGTCTGAGATTCATCAATTCTGGTCAATTGGTTTGTGCAGTGTCAAATGACGGCTCGGTCAGTGCTTGGGTTTATCCTGTAGAGAGTGTGCGAGTGGATTTGGTAGAGGAGCAAGTAGAGCCGGAGCCGGAGCAAGAACGAGAACAAGAACGagaacaagaacaagaacaagaacacgaacaagaacaagaacaagaacaagagcaagaacaagaacaagaacaagagcaagaacaagaacaagaggagaaggaggctgaGGTAGtcatggaggagaaggaagacgaagtAGTAacggaggagaaggaagacgagctAGCAacggaggagaaggaagacgaggtaATAgcggaggagaaggaagacgagtTAGCCACGGAGGAgaacgaagaaaaggaagacaGGGAAGATAAGGAGGAAGACCAAAACGAAGAAAACAAGCAAGACGTGGAGGATGGTCCCGCGACGCCCGAGTTACCAGCTATAGAAACGCCCACTGAACGACCTTTGGGGGACGTTAAACCTGCTGAGAGCAACGGCGATGTTGAAATGACAGAAACTGAGAATGCCGACGCAAAAGCAAATGAGGAATCAAAAGGGGAGGAAGCGCCAGAGACTAACAAGCCCGAATTTCAAGatgtggagatggtcgaCGCTGCACAATCCAACACTCAACCGTCCTCTGTCCAACCCAGCCGACaatcctctcctccaccccccACCAAGACATCCCCTAAACCCCGTGCACAGCCATTGAAGAGGTATCGACATGATGTCTGCTATGCGGCCAGTTTACTAAGTCTGGCGTATGATCCAAGAGGGAGATATTTCGTGGTAGGAGGGCAGGATGCGTTGCTGAGTCTGTTCGATACGAAGGAATGGATATGTGAAAAGAGTTTTGATGTTTGCAC TGCGGCGATACGGCACACTGCGTTCTCGTATGACGGGGAGTTTGTAGCGATCGGAGGGGATGATCTGTTCATTGCCATC GTATCAGTCTATACCGGCCAAACTGTTGCCAAAATCCCGATCCCGGCAGCTGTTAACGCGCTTTCATGGAATCCCAATAAGAACTCTTTAGCATACTGTCATCAGGGAAAAGGTGGTGTACCGTTATGGCACATCGTGCACCAAGAGTAA
- a CDS encoding hypothetical protein (Match to ESTs gb|CF193439.1|CF193439, gb|CF190058.1|CF190058, gb|CF187102.1|CF187102; Similar to gi|19112372|ref|NP_595580.1| putative adenosylhomocysteinase [Schizosaccharomyces pombe], FASTA scores: opt: 2425, E(): 8.7e-151, (82.751% identity (95.105% similar) in 429 aa overlap (3-431:5-433)); HMMPfam hit to AdoHcyase, S-adenosyl-L-homocysteine hydrolase, score: 505.1, E(): 6.3e-149; HMMPfam hit to AdoHcyase_NAD, S-adenosyl-L-homocysteine hydrolase, NAD binding domain, score: 381.0, E(): 1.5e-111) yields MSNYKVADISLAAFGRKEIELAEHEMPGLMYLREKYAQSQPLKGARIAGCLHMTIQTAVLIETLTALGAQVTWSSCNIFSTQDHAAAAIAATGVPVFAWKGETEEEYLWCIDQTLKAFPGGQALNMILDDGGDLTSLVHEKYPELLGDVKGVSEETTTGVHHLYKMFKDGKLKVPAINVNDSVTKSKFDNYYGCRESLVDGIKRATDVMLAGKVAVVAGFGDVGKGCAESLRSYGARVIVTEIDPINALQAAMAGYEVTTMEEAAPRGNVFVTTTGCRDIITGAHFEAMPEDAIVSNIGHFDVEIDVAWLKANAAECVNIKPQVDRFTMKSGRHVILLAEGRLVNLGCGTGHPSFVMSCSFANQVLAQIALWTNPEAYPLGVHMLPKSLDEEVARAHLAQLGIKLTTMTKVQADYLGLPVQGPYKPDHYRY; encoded by the exons ATG TCTAACTACAAGGTCGCCGACATCTCTCTTGCCGCTTTTGGCCGAAAGGAGATTGAGCTCGCTGAGCACGAGATGCCTGGTCTCATGTACCTCCGTGAGAAGTACGCCCAGTCCCAGCCCCTCAAGGGTGCCAGGATTGCTGGCTGTCTCCACAT GACCATCCAGACCGCTGTTCTCATCGAGACCCTTACCGCTCTCGGTGCTCAGGTCACCTGGTCTTCCTgcaacatcttctccacccaGGACCATGCCGCTGCCGCCATCGCCGCCACCGGTGTCCCCGTCTTTGCTTGGAAGGGTGAGACCGAGGAGGAGTATCTTTGGTGTATCGACCAGACCCTCAAGGCTTTCCCCGGGGGCCAGGCTCTTAACATGATTCTCGATGACGGTGGTGACCTCACCTCTTTGGTCCACGAGAAGTACCCCGAGCTCCTCGGTG ACGTCAAGGGTGTCTCTGAGGAGACCACCACTGGTGTTCATCACCTCTACAAGATGTTCAAGGACGGCAAGCTTAAGGTCCCCGCCATCAACGTTAACGACTCCGTCACCAAGTCCAAGTTCGACAACTACTACGGTTGCCGAGAGTCCCTCGTTGACGGTATCAAGCGAGCCACCGACGTTATGCTTGCCGGTAAGGTCGCTGTTGTTGCCGGCTTCGGTGACGTTGGTAAGGGTTGTGCCGAGTCTCTCCGATCTTACGGTGCTCGAGTCATCGTTACCGAGATCGACCCTATCAACGCCCTCCAGGCCGCTATGGCCGGTTACGAGGTTACCACCATGGAGGAGGCCGCTCCCCGTGGTAACGTCTTTGTCACCACCACTGGCTGCAGAGACATCATCACTGGCGCCCACTTCGAGGCCATGCCCGAGGACGCCATCGTCTCCAA CATCGGTCACTTCGACGTTGAGATCGATGTTGCTTGGCTCAAGGCCAACGCTGCTGAGTGCGTTAACATCAAGCCCCAGGTTGACCGATTTACCATGAAGAGCGGCCGACACGTTATCCTCCTTGCTGAAGGTCGTCTCGTCAACCTCGGTTGTGGTACCGGTCACCCCTCTTTCG TCATGTCCTGCTCTTTTGCCAACCAGGTTTTGGCTCAGATCGCCCTTTGGACTAACCCGGAGGCTTACCCTCTCGGTGTCCACATGCTCCCCAAGTCTCTTGACGAGGAGGTCGCTCGTGCCCACTTGGCTCAGCTCGGCATCAAGCTCACCACCATGACCAAGGTCCAGGCCGACTACCTTGGTTTGCCCGTCCAGGGTCCTTACAAGCCCGACCACTAC AGGTACTAA
- a CDS encoding hypothetical protein (Match to ESTs gb|CF192824.1|CF192824, gb|CF192823.1|CF192823; Similar to gi|4584518|emb|CAB40797.1| NAD-specific glutamate dehydrogenase [Agaricus bisporus], FASTA scores: opt: 4255, E(): 0, (65.310% identity (86.725% similar) in 1032 aa overlap (26-1055:7-1028)); HMMPfam hit to GLFV_dehydrog, Glutamate/Leucine/Phenylalanine/Valine dehydrogenase, score: 138.8, E(): 1.2e-38) produces MSTPTQGTLQTPLPAQLSKVLAESGAHISRPGSDLSTNRIRKDTIGYKSSPFPLKADQQAAVTRILSESGFMPQELVPGEVDWFYNHLGIENSYFLWEKPEAIADNVLSLYSAKLLAYTKHDPEQLVIDLEKIIPEGVDKSREGAVWIHSSKAGVSSSEGPGAKVEKKIDSLYLDDSSPEKAYRLETYRSSGAISSTVSQQLRCYFISRCSFPTSGPVKTAEGTTDIRSVSDASFLEKASENTLEVYQRIMNEVERRYGPVIEMFEVEDSRERRLVIGYKIGGTRKFFSALSDLYHFYGLYSARKYVEQFSNGITIISMYLNPVPNTRAPPIEHSIHQVVREASLLYVLPDNPFFSVTENEDTNHAVQEATYAYVGWIFAQHFCNRLGQAYIALKDALDESNPDHAEVLNKIKTRFREETFTRESIREVIQSHPGLVRMLYINFAMTHYPVADEASQLTPTLSFQRLKTEQPLSDEDLHALIRKTAANQHAVQILEALLIFNRQVIKCNFYQPTKVALSFRLNPSFLPEVEYPKAPFGMFFIVGAEFRGFHVRFRDVARGGIRIIRSRGKENYNTNVRTLFDENYALAATQNLKNKDIPEGGAKGTILPILGANIQHCFEKYVDSIIDLLIPGKTPGIKGKIVDVSNRPDPEILFFGPDENTADLMDWAAEHARSRNAPWWKSFTTGKSAEKLGGIPHDTYGMTSTSVRQYIVGVLKAHGLNEKDVTKFQTGGPDGDLGSNEILLSKDKTVAIIDGSGVLYDPAGLDRSELVRLAKARSPISGFDPAKLGEGGYKVLVDDKDYRLPTGEVIPDGTSFRNTFHFRVKADLFVPCGGRPEAVNISNVNQLVDSEGKPHFKYVVEGANLFFTQQARLWLEKKGVVLFKDSSTNKGGVTSSSLEVLAGLGLSDEEYIDLMIFKDGKPSTFYQNYVKDIQQKICENAAQEYTCITKEWLRNKGTKPRTTISDQLSSTLNQLQAELEQSDLYENIGSRKTVLNKAFPKTLVDKIGLETLMQRLPEQYQRATWSAWVSSHYIYECGMTASNVDFFHFFSKLSA; encoded by the exons ATGTCAACACCAACACAAGGGACC CTCCAGACCCCACTGCCCGCACAGCTCAGCAAAGTCCTCGCCGAGTCTGGCGCCCATATATCGCGTCCCGGCTCTGATCTGTCTACCAACCGAATCCGAAAGGACACGAT CGGCTACAAGTCATCACCCTTCCCCCTCAAGGCGGACCAGCAAGCGGCCGTGACCCGCATCCTCTCGGAGAGCGGATTCATGCCCCAGGAGCTTGTCCCAGGGGAAGTCGATTGGTTTTACAACCATCTCG GTATCGAAAACTCGTACTTCCTCTGGGAAAAGCCCGAAGCTATCGCGGACAATGTCCTCTCCCTCTACTCTGCCAAACTCCTCGCTTATACCAAGCACGACCCCGAGCAGCTTGTGATCGACCTCGAAAAGATCATCCCGGAAGGTGTCGACAAGAGCCGAGAAGGCGCCGTTTGGATTCACTCCAGCAAGGCTGGTGTCTCCAGTTCGGAAGGCCCTGGCGCCAAggtcgagaagaa GATCGATTCTCTCTACTTGGACGACTCGTCTCCCGAAAAGGCTTACAGACTCGAGACTTACCGATCTTCCGGtgccatctcttccaccgtCTCCCAGCAACTCCGATGCTACTTTATCTCTCGATGCTCTTTCCCCACTTCTGGGCCGGTGAAAACCGCCGAGGGCACAACCGACATTCGATCCGTTTCTGACGCCTCTTTCCTCGAAAAGGCGAGCGAAAACACCCTCGAAGTGTACCAGCGAATCATGAACGAAGTCGAGCGCCGTTACGGACCTGTCATCGAAATGTTCGAGGTTGAGGACTCTCGAGAGCGCCGACTTGTTATTGGTTACAAGATTGGTGGTACCCGCAAGttcttctctgctctcTCCGACTTGTACCACTTTTACGGTCTCTATTCTGCCCGCAAGTATGTCGAGCAATTCTCCAACGGtatcaccatcatctccatgTACCTCAACCCGGTCCCCAACACCCGTGCGCCTCCTATCGAGCACTCTATCCACCAGGTCGTTAGGGAAGCTTCCTTGCTTTACGTTCTCCCCGATaaccccttcttctctgttACCGAGAACGAAGACACAAACCACGCTGTTCAAGAAGCAACTTATGCGTATGTCGGATGGATCTTTGCCCAGCACTTTTGCAACCGTCTCGGTCAGGCTTATATCGCCTTGAAGGATG CCCTTGACGAGTCCAACCCCGACCACGCCGAAGTCCTCAACAAGATCAAGACTAGGTTTAGGGAAGAGACCTTTACTCGTGAGAGCATTCGAGAGGTCATCCAGAGCCACCCCGGCTTGGTCAGAATGTTGTATATCAACTTTGCTATGACTCACT ACCCTGTCGCCGATGAAGCTTCCCAACTCACTCCTACCCTTTCTTTCCAACGTCTTAAGACTGAACAACCCCTCTCTGACGAAGACTTGCACGCCCTCATCCGCAAGACCGCAGCCAACCAACACGCCGTCCAGATTCTCGAAGCATTGTTGATTTTCAACAGGCAAGTGATCAAGTGCAACTTTTACCAACCTACCAAGGTCGCCCTCTCTTTCCGTCTCAACCCGTCTTTCCTCCCCGAGGTTGAGTACCCCAAGGCTCCGTTTGGCATGTTCTTTATCGTCGGTGCCGAATTTAGAGGTTTCCATGTCCGATTCAGGGACGTTGCCCGAGGTGGTATCCGTATCATTCGATCCAGGGGTAAAGAGAACTATAACACCAACGTTAGGACATTGTTCGACGAAAACTATGCCTTGGCCGCAACCCAGAACCTGA AGAACAAGGATATCCCTGAAGGAGGTGCCAAGGGTACCATTCTCCCGATTCTAGGCGCCAACATCCAACATTGTTTTGAGAAATACGTCGAT TCCATCATCGACCTTCTTATCCCCGGTAAGACCCCTGGCATCAAGGGTAAGATTGTCGACGTCAGCAACCGTCCGGACCCCGAGattctcttctttggtcCCGATGAGAACACTGCCGACCTTATGGACTGGGCTGCGGAGCACGCTCGTTCCCGAAACGCTCCTTGGTGGAAGTCGTTCACCACTGGCAAATCTGCTGAGAAGCTCGGTGGTATCCCTCACGACACTTATGGTATGACCTCTACATCTGTCCGTCAATATATTGTCGGTGTCCTCAAGGCCCACGGTCTCAACGAGAAGGACGTTACCAAGTTCCAGACTGGTGGTCCCGATGGTGATCTCGGTTCCAACGAGATTTTGTTGAGCAAGGACAAGACGGTAGCTATCATTGACGGTAGTGGCGTTTTGTATGACCCTGCTGGTTTGGACAGGTCCGAATTGGTCAGGTTGGCCAAGGCGAGATCCCCTATCAGTGGTTTCGACCCTGCCAAGTTGGGTGAGGGCGGGTACAAGGTTTTGGTTGATGACAAGGACTACCGATTGCCTA CTGGCGAGGTTATCCCCGACGGTACTTCTTTCCGAAATACCTTCCACTTCCGCGTCAAGGCCGACCTTTTCGTTCCTTGCGGTGGTCGGCCTGAAGCGGTCAACATCTCCAACGTCAACCAGCTCGTCGACTCTGAGGGCAAGCCTCATTTCAAGTACGTTGTCGAGGGTGCCAACTTGTTCTTCACCCAGCAAGCGAGGTTATGgcttgagaagaagggtgtcGTTCTTTTCAAGGACTCTAGTACCAACAAGGGTGGTGTCACCAGTAGCTCGCTCGAAGTGCTTGCCGGTTTGGGCttgagtgatgaagagtaCATTGATTTGATGATCTTcaaggatggaaagccTTCCACTTTCT ACCAGAACTATGTCAAGGACATTCAGCAAAAGATTTGTGAGAACGCCGCCCAGGAGTATACGTGTATCACCAAGGAGTGGCTCCGTAACAAGGGTACCAAGCCCCGAACTACCATCTCTGATCAGCTTTCTTCTACCCTTAACCAACTTCAAGCCGAACTTGAGCAGTCTGATTTGTATGAGAATATTGGGAGCAGGAAGACGGTGTTGAACAAGGCCTTCCCCAAGACTTTGGTTGACAAGATCGGTTTGGAGACTCTGATGCAGAGGTTACCCGAGCAG TACCAACGAGCTACCTGGTCCGCTTGGGTGTCTTCCCACTACATCTATGAGTGCGGTATGACTGCCTCCAACGTTGAtttcttccactttttcTCAAAGCTCTCTGCTTAA